The stretch of DNA CACCGAGCGCGTGACCGCTTGGGCTGAAGTGAGCCGCGAGTGGATAGACTGGCAAGACCGCGAGCGCCATTACCCTGGCTGGCCCGATCTGACCGCCGCCTTTGACCGCGCCCCCACCGAAGTTGCGACAACAGTGGCCGAAGCCCTCCGCAGCGACCCAAACGGCACACTGGCCGCGCAAGAGCAGTGGCGTGCCCGCCTCGCCCGCGCTCAGGAAGACGCGCTGCGCCGGGCCGAGGCGATGGCCGCGCCTGCCCCGGTCACGCCACCCAGCATGAACTTTGATTTCACCGATTTTGGCAGTTCTGGGGCTGATGCAGAAGCCGTGCAGAGTGCAGCCCCTCTGGAATGGCAACCGTCTAAATTGAGAGACTCCGGTTTGAAGGAATCCGGCAGCAGATCAGGCGGCGCGGTGGTCAGCCCGCAGCGGCCCGTACCCGCTGTTTCGCCCCCCCTCTCCCCTCCCCTGCCTGTTGGCTTGCCACCCGCTGGCCCCGATATTTTTGACGATGAAGACGACTTGGAAGCCCACCCGGATTCAACCAGTGCCGAGTTGGACGGCCTAGACCCCTGGGGCGACGACGAGGACATGCCTTTTTCGCGGCCCGATGCTCTATCTGCGGCCAAGGCTCCGGCCAGGCCTCCAGCCATGCCCGCCGTGCCTGTGCGCCAGAAACCCATGTTGGGGCAAGGCGGCGTACAGGCCGCGCCCTGGGAGAGTGCCGAGGTTCCAACCGAACGCCGCCGCGCCACGCCTCAGCCCATCGGGGCCACCGCTCCGGCCCTGCCCAGCTACGATCTGCTTGACCCAATTCCTCAGGTCGCCAGCAACCTCGCCGCGCTGGATGTGGCCGCACGCCAGCGGGCCGCCGTGATCGAGCAGACGCTCCGGCATTTCGGGTTGCAGGCGAGGGTCGTGGACTTTGCACGCGGCCCCACCGTCACCCGCTACGAAATCGAGCCTGCACCGGGCGAAAAGATTTCGCGGATCGCCAATCTCAGCAACGACCTGGCGCGGGCTTTGGCGGTGGGCGGCGTGCGAATAGAAGCCCCCGTACCCGGCAAAAGCGTGATCGGGCTGGAAGTGCCCAATTCCGAACGCGAACCCGTGACCTTTCATCAGGCAGCGGCCTCGCCGGGGTTCCGCAACACCCGCGCCAAATTGCCCATGATTCTGGGCAAAAGCATTGACGGCGAACTGGTGGTGGGCGACCTCGCCAAGATGCCGCACCTGCTGGTGGCGGGCAGCACCGGATCAGGCAAATCGGTGTGCGTCAACACCCTGATCACGTCGCTGCTGTTCAAATACCTGCCCCACGAACTGCGCTTCCTGATGATCGACCCGAAAATGGTGGAACTGACGCCCTACGACGGCATCGCCCACCTGGTGCGGAGCGTGGTGACCAATCCGGTAGATGCGGCCGGCGTATTGCTGGGAGCGGTGGCCCACATGGAGCGCCGCTACAAGATGATGAGTCAGGTGGGCGCCAAAAACCTGGAGCAGTACAACGCCAAGATGCGGCAGGTGGGCGACGTGGAATTGCCGCACCTGATCATCATCATCGACGAGTTGGCCGACCTGATGATCACCAGTCCCAAAGAGGTGGAATCGGCCATTATGCGCCTTGCACAGATGGCCCGCGCCACCGGAATGCACCTGATTTTGGCGACCCAGCGACCCAGCGTGGACATCCTGACCAGCCTGATCAAGGTGAATGTGCCCGCCCGAATCGCTTTCGCGGTGAGCAGTACGCACGATTCCCGCACCATTCTGGATTCGGTGGGTGCAGAGCGCCTGACCGGAATGGGCGACATGTTGTTTTATCAGCCCGGCCACGTGAAACCCGTGCGTCTGCAGGGGCCGTACATCAGCGAGGTGGAATCGGCCCGGATTACCGAAGAACTGCGCCGCCAAGTGTTTGAAGACGACTTTGTAGAAGCGTATGGATCGGACTTTGAGGGCGGAGTGGAAGCCAGCGGCCCCAGCAATGACCGTGCCAATCTGGACTTCAGCGACCCCCTGCTGCGTCAGGCGGCAGCAATTTGCATCGAGGAGGGGCAGGGCAGCGTGTCGCGCCTGCAACGCCGCCTGAGTGTGGGCCATGCCCGCGCCGGAAAACTGATGGATCTCTTGGAGGCGATGGGAATCGTGTCTAAACATCAGGGCAGTAAACCGCGTGATGTGCTGATTCATGAGACAGATTTGCCAGACTATTTCGGGAAATAACTCCCGGCACGAATCTGACTCAGCCTTAATACTCCGTGTCAGATGGCATATCTCTCTTCATCCTATAGATGAACATCCAGTGAGTATTGCCCCAAAGACCTTGGGCAGTTTGTTTAGGAGATCTGGGCAAATGCTGCTTTTGGTTGCTTTTCGGCGCTGAGTAGTGTTGATTAAGAAGCGAACTTTCCCTAGAGGTGAACTACATGAAAAAACAAACTGGTCTGATGACTCTCAGCCTGCTCCTCGCCACGTCCGCAGTCGCGGGCGGAGCCGGAACACCTGTCGCCCGTCCTGCAACCACTGCTCCTGCAGTCTGCAAGACCATTGCCCAACTGGTTACCAGCGACCCTCAGTTCAGCACGCTGGCTGTGGCTGTTGAAGCTGCTGGCTTGGGAGACGTTCTCAGTAGCGGCGCGTTTACCGTCTTTGCCCCTACCAACGCCGCGTTCGCCAAGGTACCCAGCGATATGCTCGCCACGGTACTGAACGACCCCGAAATGCTGCGGAGCGTGCTGCTGTACCACGTGGTTCCCGGCAAGATCGCTGCTCAGCAAGTGGTGGGCCTGAAGAGCGCCCGCACCGCGCAGGGCTCCACTATTGCGGTAACGGTCAACGGCAGCAACGTCATGATCAACGACGCCAACGTGACCAAGGTCAATGTGGCCGCCTGTAACGGCGTCATCCACATCATCGACACGGTTCTGATGCCCCCAATGGCCGCAGCGGTGGCTGAAACGCCCACCCCGGCACCTGAGCCTGTGGTCGAAGAGACTCCTGCTCCTGAGCCTGTGGCCGAAGAAACTCCCGCTCCTGTGGCCGAGGTTGCGGCTCCTGCGCCAGTCTTCAACATCAGCCAGATTCCTGCCACTCCCCTGAGCGGCGCGACGACCACCACGACCACCACCGAAACCACGACTGAGGCGACCACCGAAACCGCCACCGAAGTCGTGACGACGGAACCCGCTCCTGAAGTGACGGCCACCGCCGAACCCACTGCCGAGTGCGTCGTGGGCAGCAACACCCTGTACGACTTGATCGTGGCTGATGACCGCTTCAGCACGTTGCGCGACCTGCTCAGCGATGCGGGTCTGACCGAGACCTTGATGAGTGGCGACTACACCGTGTTTGCGCCCACCAATGACGCTTTTGCCGCTATAGATCCTGACACCTTGGCGATCATCGCCAGCACGCCTGATCTGCTCAGGCAAGTACTCCTGTATCACGTCGTGGCTGGAACCGTAACCTCCGAGCAACTTGCAGGCGGCGAAGTGCTCAAGACCGCAGAAGGCAGCGACCTGACCCCTGGCAGCAGCGACGGCAAACAGCTGATCGGAACGGCCACAGTCGACGTTGTCTCGGCTGCCGTAGGCACCACCACTACCCCTCCCTGTAACGGCGTGCTGTACAACATCGATCAGGTGTTGCTGCCCCCCACCTTCACGCTCCCTGCCCCTGTGGTAGAACCCCCCGCTGACGCAACTGCCACGGTCACCACCGATAGCACGGCCACTGCGACGACGACCACCACCACGGCCACCACCA from Deinococcus sp. QL22 encodes:
- a CDS encoding fasciclin domain-containing protein, translated to MTLSLLLATSAVAGGAGTPVARPATTAPAVCKTIAQLVTSDPQFSTLAVAVEAAGLGDVLSSGAFTVFAPTNAAFAKVPSDMLATVLNDPEMLRSVLLYHVVPGKIAAQQVVGLKSARTAQGSTIAVTVNGSNVMINDANVTKVNVAACNGVIHIIDTVLMPPMAAAVAETPTPAPEPVVEETPAPEPVAEETPAPVAEVAAPAPVFNISQIPATPLSGATTTTTTTETTTEATTETATEVVTTEPAPEVTATAEPTAECVVGSNTLYDLIVADDRFSTLRDLLSDAGLTETLMSGDYTVFAPTNDAFAAIDPDTLAIIASTPDLLRQVLLYHVVAGTVTSEQLAGGEVLKTAEGSDLTPGSSDGKQLIGTATVDVVSAAVGTTTTPPCNGVLYNIDQVLLPPTFTLPAPVVEPPADATATVTTDSTATATTTTTTATTTTTATPAPAATATTTATTTTTATPAATATTTTTTSILLADARFSTLAGLIQAAGLADTLNSGTYTIFAPTNDAFAKVSASTLSTLQADVTKLRQVLLYHVVAASIDGTNLAAASEYTSAQGGRLAVTRTGTPQVLRIGDAAIDTASALDAGASKVYAIDTLLIPQELR
- a CDS encoding DNA translocase FtsK produces the protein MSKAVKARKAAAPANRFDGEALGLVLFALGIFLAVTLLLEPPTRTGGETSGSLMAQARELLLGWLGWGAYVLPVIPVAYGVLVFLGRDLANLSRRVLGGVLVTLALLALHEVFEPEAAGKLAEVVMAPLSVLSYVAALIPLVVLTLGLEIMLRLRPLTMLKGFFRRVSVLLGGASANVQGAIEARQEGRDAARTRTEARQGLNAHARDLDTLRKIYPSARELKSQAEEVRATARELKGLDEAGLKDASRDLDGWRAVTATFVGNAARDLREQVASEAPDAGAKAEAVMKEISAGRHELSVELASTQASGELETIRRRSVGEVQRLALRAGKLERERKAAEKALTKADAALLARELPAHTERVTAWAEVSREWIDWQDRERHYPGWPDLTAAFDRAPTEVATTVAEALRSDPNGTLAAQEQWRARLARAQEDALRRAEAMAAPAPVTPPSMNFDFTDFGSSGADAEAVQSAAPLEWQPSKLRDSGLKESGSRSGGAVVSPQRPVPAVSPPLSPPLPVGLPPAGPDIFDDEDDLEAHPDSTSAELDGLDPWGDDEDMPFSRPDALSAAKAPARPPAMPAVPVRQKPMLGQGGVQAAPWESAEVPTERRRATPQPIGATAPALPSYDLLDPIPQVASNLAALDVAARQRAAVIEQTLRHFGLQARVVDFARGPTVTRYEIEPAPGEKISRIANLSNDLARALAVGGVRIEAPVPGKSVIGLEVPNSEREPVTFHQAAASPGFRNTRAKLPMILGKSIDGELVVGDLAKMPHLLVAGSTGSGKSVCVNTLITSLLFKYLPHELRFLMIDPKMVELTPYDGIAHLVRSVVTNPVDAAGVLLGAVAHMERRYKMMSQVGAKNLEQYNAKMRQVGDVELPHLIIIIDELADLMITSPKEVESAIMRLAQMARATGMHLILATQRPSVDILTSLIKVNVPARIAFAVSSTHDSRTILDSVGAERLTGMGDMLFYQPGHVKPVRLQGPYISEVESARITEELRRQVFEDDFVEAYGSDFEGGVEASGPSNDRANLDFSDPLLRQAAAICIEEGQGSVSRLQRRLSVGHARAGKLMDLLEAMGIVSKHQGSKPRDVLIHETDLPDYFGK